The DNA segment TGCGAACGCTGCTTATCGACCTGCGGAACCAAGGATTGCCCCTTGGTCTGCTCTCCGACGGTCCCCTTGCTGCCCAGCAAGCCAAGGTGGATGCTCTGGGTCTCGAAACATTGGTGGATTCCATCGTCCTGACCGATGCTTTGGGGCGCGATAAATGGAAGCCGAATCCCGCCGGATTCGAAAGACTTGCTCAAACCATGGATGTTGAACACAAATTTCTTGTTTACATCGGCGACAATCCAGTCAAAGACTTCATCGCACCCAGAACGCTCGGCTGGCGAACCATCAGGCTTCGCATGCCCGGCCAATTGCGCGAAACAGACGAACCGACCAGCGAGGCGGCAACTCCGGACAATGTTGTTTCCACTATGGAAGCCCTCCGAACAGTGCTCCACTCCGACCATTAACAAGGACCCATGACCGTGACCAAGGACCGCATATTTCTCTCCCCACCGCACATGAGCGGCCAGGAGTTGGAGTTCATCAAAGAGGCGTTCGCATCCAATTATATCGCTCCGGTCGGCCCACAGCTGACCCGATTTGAAAAGGAATTCTGTCGTTTGACCGGATTTGCCCACTGTCTGGGCGTCTCCAGTGGGACCGCTGCCATTCACCTGGCACTCCGGTTAATGGGAGTCGGTCCCGGAGATGTGGTCATCGCCTCCACGCTGACTTTTATCGGTTCGGTGACCCCTGTGACCTTTGTGGGAGCGGATCTTCATTTCGTGGACTGTGATCCCGCCACCTGGAACATGGACCCCGCCCTGCTCAGGGAAGCAATCAACACCGTGCATGCCTCGGGAAAACGGGTGGGAGCGGTCATCCCCACCGACTTGTACGGCCAGTGCTCGGATTATGACGCCCTACGAACCATCTGCAACAACCACCAGATTCCCTTGCTTATCGACGCAGCCGAAGCCGTGGGTGCGACATACAAGGGCAACCATGCCGGACGCGGTGGTGATGCGGCAGTCTATTCTTTCAACGGCAACAAGATCATCACCACCAGCGGCGGCGGCATGCTTGCCAGTGACAACCTTGATTTCATTGAAGAAGCGCGCCGCCTTTCCCAGCAGGCGCGGGATGACGCCCCCCACTACGAACACACGACGATCGGATACAATTATCGCATGAGCAATGTTGCGGCCGCCATCGGCCTTGGCCAAATGACCGTGGTGGATTCTTTCGTGACCCGACTGCGCGAAATATACCGTTTTTATCAAAAGGAATTCGAATCTCTCCCCGGCTTCTCGCTCATGCCTGAAGCCGAATATGGAGAGTCCACCCATTGGCTGACCGTCATGCTGGTGGATGAAACAAGCGGCACGGACCCCGAAACCATTCGCCTTGCCCTTGAAGCCGAAAACATTGAGTCACGTCCGGTCTGGAAGCCCATGCACCTGCAACCGGTTTTCACCAACGTCCCGTGTACCGGAGGCCCGGTAAGTGAAAAATTATTTGAGCAGGGGCTTTGCCTGCCGTCGGGATCAGCCTTGACCGAAGCAGACCTCGAACGAATCGTACGGGTCATAAAGAGTGTGGCGCGATGAAACTGAAACCGAGTCTCCCGAATTTCAGGAATGCCAATTTCTATGTCATGTTCCTCGCAGACCTTGTCATTTTCACTCTCGCGCTTTTCATGGCGTATTCCTTTCGCTTCGACTTTGATATCCCACCGGATTTCTTTCATCAATTTACAGGATTGCTCAAGTATGTCCTGATTTTCAAATCAGTGGTTTTCGTTACCTTCGGCCTGTACCGGGGCATGTGGCGCTATACCAGCCTGGACGACTATTGGAAAATGCTCCGGGTCACGACCCTGCAAAACCTTCTGCTGATCTCGTTTGTCGTGCTCCGCTTTTCCTTTGCAGGAGTCCCGCGCTCCATTTTCGTTATCGACTGGATACTGACTCTGGTCCTGTGCAGCGGAGTCCGTCTCTCCATCCGTGCCTTCTATGCTCAGGCTGAATCCATGACCGCTCCCAGTGCAGAACGGAAAACCATTCTCGTGGTCGGCACCGGGAGTCTGGCTGAAAAGATAGGTCGGGAACTGGTCGGCAATCCGGCCCAGTACACGCTGGTTGGTTTTCTGGATGAAGACCCTGGGAAAAGAGGAAGAACCATTCACGGAAAGCCGGTCCTCGGTAATATCGCCCTTATGAAAACCCTTGTTGAACGGGACGAGGTCGATGAGATCTTCATCGCGGTATCCCGCGCTTCCGGCGAGGAAATGCGCCTCATTGCCGAAGCTTGCAAGACCACAGGGGTTCCCTTCAAAATTCTGCCAGCCATGACGGAAATCATGGACGGTAAAGTGGGTATCAAGGCTCTGCGCGACGTCGATTACCTTGACCTGCTAGGCCGGTCTCCGGTTACGCTTGATACAGACCGCATCCTGGCGTACCTGTCCGGTCAGACCGTCCTGGTCACCGGCTGCGGGGGGTCCATCGGGTCGGAGCTCTGTCGACAAATCGTCCGTTTCAAGCCAAGCCATATCGTGCTGGTGGATTCCAGCGAATACAATCTTTACCAGATGCAAATGGAGCTGCACCATGGCCTCGGCTTCACCGGTTACACCACAGTGCTCGGCTCGATCACCGATACCGATCTCATGACACGCACCTTTGCAGCCCACACTCCATCCACCGTCTTCCACGCCGCGGCCTATAAGCATGTGCCCATGCTGGAACGAAATCCATGGCAGGCTGTCCGCAATAATATCCTCGGCTCGCAGACGATCATGCATGCTGCTGTGGAAAGCGGGGTGGAGCGATTCGTGGTCGTCTCCACTGACAAGGCTGTTCGCCCCACCAATGTCATGGGTGCCTCCAAACGTGTCACTGAACTGCTCATGCAATCCCTGCATGGCAGAGGCACTCGTTTCATGGCGGTCCGTTTCGGCAATGTCGTCGGTTCCAGCGGCTCGGTGGTGCCGTTATTCAGACGACAAATCGAAACAGGCGGCCCGGTCACGGTCACCCATCCTGATGTCACCCGCTATTTCATGTCTATTTCAGAAGCGTCCCAACTCATTCTCCAGGCAGGAAGCATGGGGGAGACAGGGACTGGCGGAGAAATCTTTGTGCTCGACATGGGCGTCCCGGTCAAAATAGCCGACATGGCCCGTGACCTCATCAGACTCTCCGGCAAAAAACCAGATGTGGATATTCAGATAATCTTCACCGGTCTGCGGGAAGGCGAAAAGCTTTTTGAGGAACTGATTACGGAAGGAGAGGGGATTGTTCGCACCGAACATGAAAAAATCCTTGTCCTCGGAACAGATTGCTGCGCCGACCAGCAAACCCTGAGCAAAGAAGTGGATGCCCTTGTCAAAGCCTCGGAAGACTATGATGGCACCGCCATACGCTCACTGCTCATGCGCCTTGTTCCCGAATATACCCCCTCGGACAACTAGTTGATTTTTTTGTCTAATCAACTTATTTTTCATTTACAATAAAGAGGCTTTAAGGCCAACATCCCGATTTTCAAGAGGAATTCTAGACTTTTCTCGCCCACCTCATTAGGGAATATTATAGAAAAATGAACCAACCGACTTGATTTAACTGAATTTCCCGGTTATTACTCAGGCTAACGATCGGAAAGTCTTTGCTCGCTGCTCCGCATCGAATGATATGGAAAGGCAAGAGCAGAGAAAGGAGAGACGATGATACCAAAGGACCCAGATTGCATTTTCTGCAAGATCATCAGTGGCGATATACCAAGCGCCAAGGTCTATGAAACGGAAACCTGCCTGGCCTTTCTGGACATCGCACCCGTGAACGAAGGCCACGCTCTGGTGGTTGTCAAGGGGCACTACCCCACGCTCATGGATCTCCCGGCTGATCTGGGAAACGATTTGACCCAGGCCCTGTCCAAGGTAGGCAAAGCGGTTATGGAAGCCACTGGAGCCGACGGTCTCAATCTCATGCAGAACAATCATGAGGCTGCCGGACAACTGGTTCATCATGTGCATTTTCATCTCATTCCGAGGCATAAGGAAGACGGCCTGAAACTCTGGCCCCAGTCCGGTTATGAAAGCCCGGATGAAATGAGCAGGCTTGCGGAAACCATCGCAGGTCTCCTGAAATAAGTTTTGAAACCCTTTTTGGAGGCGATCAATGAGCACCCTCACCAAAGCTGGCATCGTAGACTACATTTACGAACGCACTGACAGAAATCGCGCCGAGATCAAAGATCTGGTCGAGTCCATCCTCGAGGTCATGAAGACCGCTGTGAAGAAGGATCACGCTCTTCTCATCAGCGGTTTCGGCAAATTCGAAGCCTACGACAAGCGCGCTCGCAAGGGACGCAACCCGCAGACAAGCCAGACCATTACCCTGCCTCCGCGCAAGGTTGTCGTCTTCCGCCTGTCCCGGAAGTTCCGCGCTGAACTGAATCCCGCATAGGGGTTCTGGACATACCGCGCTGTGGCGCATCGTCCGTCTTGACCGGCTTCGGTGAACGGCGATGTGTCGTGGGCACAGAAAAGAAAAGATCAATCCGCCACTGGCTCAGGCCTGTGACGGGATTGATCTTTTTTTATGCCTCTTCAAAAAGGCACAATAAAATACTGATTTATTCCGATGTGTTTTGAAGTACAAACCCTTTTGGATAGCTCGAAAGCAATTCCATCAGCGCATCTTCGGCTTCCTCTTGAGTTGAAAAGGCTCCGGCCTGGACACGAAAAAGCCCTGTATCCGTCCTGACTAATTGGGACCCCTTGTACCCAGCCGCAATAAGCTTGGACAGGGCTTTATTGGCATTTTCCAAATCGGAAAAAGCACCCACCTGGATATAATATGCGCCACCGGTCATGACTGTGGAGGTCTCTTCCATCGCCTCACTGACAGCAGCGAGAGTCTCTTTTTCCTCACGAACCTCAGCCGTGATTTCGGCTTTGGCCGGGGCAGCTTCCGCTGCCGAAGCTGTCACTTTTTCCTCGACTTTGCCCACAGACTCTTCAGCCAGATCACTCTCTTCCACCTTGGGAGCCGGAGCATTGGCCTCGGTCGGAGCATCCACAACATATGTTTCTTCGATGACCTCGGGTGTCTCTTCCACCACTTCAGGTCGTACAGCCTGTTGAGGAGCGGCCTTGACGGACTGGGCCGGTCGTTGGGCCGGAGGTGATGAAACTATATGCTTGCGGAAGCACCCCCCCAGGGAAAACACGACCATAACCGCGGCCACGGTCGAGAGAAGCGTACAAAGATGTTTTTTCATGAAATATTCCTCCTTGCGATCATCAGATGCGTGGGAACGGAAGTAGCACGCAGCAATTCACCAAGTCTAGAGTTAATCTAAATTACAAGACAATTGCCTTACTTGGCAAGAGAAGGAATAAAAAGGTGTCACTCATGATGAAGGGGAGCACCATTGATCCGCCCGATATGCTGAAGAGTCTACCAGACTGCGTCCGCCAGTGAGCCTTTCATATCATAAGGGAACGTTTTCTTGCCCACTGTCATCTGCCCCTTGAGATCAAAAGACGTCTGGTACAAATCGACCGGATTGAGCAGCCCTCTTCCTGAAGCCTTGACTGATAAGGGTTTTCCCATGGAAAAATCACGGATAGTCATATCCTGTCCCTTGATCTCGGAAGTGAACGCGAGATCCTCAACAACCTTTTCATCAGGAAGAATGAGATGCTGCGAGCGGATATCCACCCAGCCATTCCGGGGAAGTATAGCACCTTCGGGCATGAAAAGATTTCCGGCCACATGCAGAATACCCTTGAGATCCGCTCCCCCCAAAAGCGCGGTCAGGTTAAGGTCGCCTTCAAAGTCGAAGGTGCCATTCTGAAAGAGGTTCAATTCGCATTCGGAACTGCCGGTATCGAGTCGGACCTTGGCCAGAGGCGAAAAACCAATGGAAACATAGGCTTGATGAAACGCCAGATTTCCCGGAGTATCGGCTAGAGTGACCTTGAGTTCGCGAACACGAAATCCAAAGGGACCATCCTTGTCAATGGAATCCCACCGCAGTCCCACGGTCGGAAGCCTTTCGTCCAACGAGGCAAGGGCTGACGACCAGAGCTTGTTCCACGGCGTAAAAAGCGCGATGCCCAGAGCAAAACCGAAGAACATGAGAAAAAATCGGGCGAGAATTCGACCGGGAAGCGAGGATGTTTTCTTGAAAGGAGATGCCATGATCAATCCTCAACGGGCCAAGACGAAATGCGCGTCAGCAAGACGCGGATCATCCGGGTTGCGAGTCAGAATACAACTGGGCGTTTGCAAGCTCGCCCTGTCGCGCAGGGCAACCATGAAAGAGGTCAGTTTATTGAGAGAAAGCCCCGAGAATGTCACCTGAATGCCTTTTATATCATCATCTACAACTGTTGAGCGAATGGAGGTCAGATTCTTCTCAATGACCAAATCATCAATGATGGCCCAGGTCGCATCTTCCACACTCAAATGTGTCAGCGCACCCTGTTGGGCGCGTAATGCTTTGATATCCTGTACGATAGGAACGACACGGCCATACTGTTCCTTGCTCTCAGCAATACGCTGTTCCAAAGAACCGGAAAAAAGCTTGAGGCCTATAGAAATGGACAGGACACTCACTATGGTCCCCAAAAGAATCATCCGAAAAAATCGCTTTTGCGATTCTCTGGGCCAGAAGCTCCAGAAATATACCGGAGGCTGTTTTTTCATTGTGGCTCCACAATCAGGCTGAACGTAATGCCACCGAAGACTTCTTCCCGTTTTTCAAGGGAAAAAAGATAGTATTCATCGTTGGTCAGGTCGGAAATATACGTGTCAAACTCCTCGACATTCGGCCCGAAGAACCCTCGCGCCCTGGCCTTTTTCCCATCCAGCGTCAAGCCTTCCAGGCGGAGACTCTCCACTGCCGGGCGGCTCAGAGCTGCCAGAACGGAAACCGGGTCGAGACCGATGCGATTCGTGGCAGCGAGTTTTCCATAGGCAAATTGCAGCCTGCCAAAAGGAGAATTCCCGATATCCGGGCCAAGGACTGAAATATATAATTTGTCGGTCTCGTCCAATATCTGATTGAGTTGTTGCAGGTTGAAGCCGTACCGCAGGAGTTGTCCTGTCAGAAAAAAGCCGCAAATAACCACAACCCAGACCAGATTCTGAAGAAAACGTCTGGATGCGAGAGCCGACTCCCGACTCACCGTCCTGCCCGTGGATGTGGACGAAATCGGCTCCGAAGCCCTGTCTTGTATCTTTCCTGCCGTCATTCCGCCCAAATACGCGAAACCGACAGTCGGGGCAAGCCTTGCACATCGTCACACACAGGTCATGCAGCGAACAAATGTGAGTGTGTATTGTCACTGCATGAAGTGGAAATCCCTGCTCTGGCTCGAATTCCTGACCCTCTTTGGCGCTTTGCCCCTCGCCTATGCCCTGGGTCTGATCCCTCTGCCCAGAATCCCTATACTGTTGGTCATCTTCGCGGCCAGCCTGATTTATCTTGTACGACACCCTGACTTCAATCACCGGGAACTGATACATGGGTTGCGCGGGCATTCAAGAGAAATTCGAAACATCTTCATCCGATCAGGCTGTGTCGCCGTCATCTGCATGGCTGCCGTCCTGATGATCGACCCATATCTGCTCTTTGGCTTTCCCCGAAGCCGTCCACTCTTGTGGCTCGGAGTAATGCTTCTGTATCCGCTCCTGTCCGCCTACCCGCAGGAGATCATCTACCGGGCATTTCTCTTCACCCGCTACAAATCCATTCTGCCGTCATCGTCGGTGATCCTCTGGGCCAGTACGCTGGCTTTCGCATTTCTGCATATCGTGTTCGCCAACTGGCTGGCTGTGGCATTCACCCTCCCGGCAGGATATATCTTCACGCGGACGTATGTCAGAACCGAATCCCTGCTCCTGACATCCATGGAACACGCCCTGTACGGCTGTATTGTCTTTACCTCCGGCCTGGGCCGTTTCTTCTATACCCCATCATAAAAAACCCCGGAGAGTTCCGGGGTGTTAAAGACATGTTTATTCCGACATCGTTATCAACTTATTTATCCGATATTGTGAACGACCCTTTGGTCTTCTGCCCATCATCGTCCCAAAATATTTCAATTGAGCATTTGGCCTTGTCTTTCTTGCGACTCAGTTTCATTTCGAAAAAAACTTCCTCTGCCACACCGAGGCTGACGGTCTGTTCTCCATCCCTGACCCTGATAAGCCCGCTTTCCAATGAGTGCGTCAAATCTTTGAGGTGGGTAACGACCTGCTCTATTCCCATGGTTTCCTTGATCTTGACCTTGGCCTTTTCCATTATTTTCTCCTTGTTGGCGGGACCGGAATCAGGTGGCAGAAAAAAACCGCCGTTTGCGACGACCGGAATCGGAGTGAGACCGGTCGTATCGGTGATCGGGATCTCCACCGGTTTGGCAACGGCATTGGGATCAACCCAACTCAACGGATTGGCTCCGAGCCTCTTGTCACTACTCATGGGGTCTCCCTCGACGAAGCACTTCCAGAGCCAGGTTCCGATAGTCGGCGGCCCCATTGCTGCGTGGTTTGTAGGTGAATATGTCCTGCCCGAAACTCGGTGCTTCAGCCAGGGAGATGTTGTCGCGGATACTCGTTTCAAGAAGGTCGCCCTTGAAATAGTCCCGGATATTGCGTTGAATTTCTCGATTCAGTTTCTTCTGTCGCTGAAATCGGGTCAGCACGATACCGGCCAGGGCAAGATGCGGATTCCACCCGGACCTGATGGCTCCCACGGTTTCCATCAGCTTGCCGAGACTTTGCAGGGCGAGAAATTCGGGTTGAACCGGAACCAATAATTCGGTTCCCGCCACGAGCGCATTCAATGAAAGTAATCCGAGGTTCGGCGGACAATCCATGAGGCAGAAATCATACCCCTCAACACCCTCAAGAGCCGCCTTGAGTCGGGTTTCACGATTCCCGACTCCAGCCAGCTCCACTTCGGTTCCGGCCAGGGCCACCGAAGCGGGAACAACGTCCAGATCCCCAACCCTGCGAGCAACGTCGGCAAGGGCGCATTCGCCCGTCAGCACGGCTCCCATGGTGCGTGGTAACTCATGAGCCATGATCCCCAGTGAATACGTCAGATGCGCCTGGGGATCGAGATCGAGCAGAAGCACACGCTGCTTTTGCCGAGCAAGGCCAGCACCGAGATTGACCGTTGTCGAGGTCTTACCGACCCCACCCTTCTGATTAAGAATGACGAGTGTTCGCATGGCGCTCCCGTGGACTCCTCTCCGACATTGCTCTTTCCTATTGGGTGACGAGAGCGATCTTGCGAATCACGTATTCCCGTCCATGTTCATCCGTTACCTTGTTGATTCGCGAAAGTATTTTCTCCCGTTCTTCATCCTCCAGATTTTCCTCGTCACGAATACAGAACAGGTCACAGACTTCCTTCCATTCGAAACTTCGCTTGGTTTCCTGAGTCATTGTTTCCTCCGGACGCGAACGTCCACATGTTCATTTTTTCGGCTTTGTGGCCGCAACGTGACGCGAAGCGGTCTTCTTGGCCGGAGATTTTTTGGCAGAAGCCTTTTTTTTCACGGTTTTCTTTTCTGCGGAAGGACCGGCAACCGGCGATGTCACTGCCGGCGGTTCGGCTGAGACCCTTTCGGCCGGGACCGCGCTCACCTTTTCCGCCGGAACAGCAGCAGGTTGAACGGCAGTCATCTCCGATCCCGGACTTGTGACCGGAGCCAGATCATCTTTAGGGATTGTATCGCCAATGACGAAATCACCATTGCTCCCCTCGGTCCATGTCAGCTCAAAAGAAAATTTCTGTTTGCCTTTCTTGACCTTGGCCTCAACTTCAATCCCCACGGTTTCCGCCGGAGTCAGGCTGACATGATCACCATCACGACTGACGACGATAGTACCGGATTTGAAGCTCTCAAGCAGGGCCTCCATGTAGGCGACTGCCTCAGTGTAGGTCAGGGTCATCTTAACGTCGATTTTCTGCTTTTCCATGGGAATCCTTCCTCATCTGGTTGAAACGCTATGTCAGTGAGAGCAGCACCCGTGTCAGGTTGTGCTCGTCAATCAAGGGGCTGCTTGCCTCGGTTACCAGTGGACAATCAATGACCTTCAATCCCATTGCCTCCAGTTCCCTGCGGCCAAGGCCACCCTGATAACGCCCCTGTTTCGTATCAACTACCACGAATTCGACACCGACTCCATGCTCAGGCGCTCCACTTTGGTGCAGATACGTGTTGAGCAAAGCAGCCTGATCGGCCACACTCAACCCCTGCGCCTCTGGATCATTGCCGGTATTGGGAACAAAAACCTTGGGGCATGTATTGGCCGCGACTGCCTCTCCCACGCCATATGGCAGCAAATTGGCAACGACGCTGGAATAGAAGCTTCCAATAGGGTAGCAGATGAGGTCTGCCTCGGCGATACGCTCTTTGATCTTGTTGCGTACAGATGCCGTGACCGATTCCTGGCTGGTTAGGGAATCGGTCAACCAAATATCACGGATGGGCGTGACGAGAGGAGCTGTCTCCTTGCCCGTAATGGCATGTTGGCCCACGATGACATTGCCATCCTCCAGCCGCACGGCCAGGTGCAAGTCCTTGTTGATCGTCGGCCGCACAATGCCACACACCTGCACCAGCTTGGAAAATATGTAGATGACCGGATCGAGCTGACGCCTGTTTTGCAGATACCCTGCCGTGAGCACTA comes from the Pseudodesulfovibrio piezophilus C1TLV30 genome and includes:
- a CDS encoding SPOR domain-containing protein; protein product: MKKHLCTLLSTVAAVMVVFSLGGCFRKHIVSSPPAQRPAQSVKAAPQQAVRPEVVEETPEVIEETYVVDAPTEANAPAPKVEESDLAEESVGKVEEKVTASAAEAAPAKAEITAEVREEKETLAAVSEAMEETSTVMTGGAYYIQVGAFSDLENANKALSKLIAAGYKGSQLVRTDTGLFRVQAGAFSTQEEAEDALMELLSSYPKGFVLQNTSE
- a CDS encoding DegT/DnrJ/EryC1/StrS family aminotransferase; this encodes MTVTKDRIFLSPPHMSGQELEFIKEAFASNYIAPVGPQLTRFEKEFCRLTGFAHCLGVSSGTAAIHLALRLMGVGPGDVVIASTLTFIGSVTPVTFVGADLHFVDCDPATWNMDPALLREAINTVHASGKRVGAVIPTDLYGQCSDYDALRTICNNHQIPLLIDAAEAVGATYKGNHAGRGGDAAVYSFNGNKIITTSGGGMLASDNLDFIEEARRLSQQARDDAPHYEHTTIGYNYRMSNVAAAIGLGQMTVVDSFVTRLREIYRFYQKEFESLPGFSLMPEAEYGESTHWLTVMLVDETSGTDPETIRLALEAENIESRPVWKPMHLQPVFTNVPCTGGPVSEKLFEQGLCLPSGSALTEADLERIVRVIKSVAR
- a CDS encoding amphi-Trp domain-containing protein, whose amino-acid sequence is MSSDKRLGANPLSWVDPNAVAKPVEIPITDTTGLTPIPVVANGGFFLPPDSGPANKEKIMEKAKVKIKETMGIEQVVTHLKDLTHSLESGLIRVRDGEQTVSLGVAEEVFFEMKLSRKKDKAKCSIEIFWDDDGQKTKGSFTISDK
- a CDS encoding integration host factor subunit alpha, whose translation is MSTLTKAGIVDYIYERTDRNRAEIKDLVESILEVMKTAVKKDHALLISGFGKFEAYDKRARKGRNPQTSQTITLPPRKVVVFRLSRKFRAELNPA
- a CDS encoding polysaccharide biosynthesis protein, with translation MKLKPSLPNFRNANFYVMFLADLVIFTLALFMAYSFRFDFDIPPDFFHQFTGLLKYVLIFKSVVFVTFGLYRGMWRYTSLDDYWKMLRVTTLQNLLLISFVVLRFSFAGVPRSIFVIDWILTLVLCSGVRLSIRAFYAQAESMTAPSAERKTILVVGTGSLAEKIGRELVGNPAQYTLVGFLDEDPGKRGRTIHGKPVLGNIALMKTLVERDEVDEIFIAVSRASGEEMRLIAEACKTTGVPFKILPAMTEIMDGKVGIKALRDVDYLDLLGRSPVTLDTDRILAYLSGQTVLVTGCGGSIGSELCRQIVRFKPSHIVLVDSSEYNLYQMQMELHHGLGFTGYTTVLGSITDTDLMTRTFAAHTPSTVFHAAAYKHVPMLERNPWQAVRNNILGSQTIMHAAVESGVERFVVVSTDKAVRPTNVMGASKRVTELLMQSLHGRGTRFMAVRFGNVVGSSGSVVPLFRRQIETGGPVTVTHPDVTRYFMSISEASQLILQAGSMGETGTGGEIFVLDMGVPVKIADMARDLIRLSGKKPDVDIQIIFTGLREGEKLFEELITEGEGIVRTEHEKILVLGTDCCADQQTLSKEVDALVKASEDYDGTAIRSLLMRLVPEYTPSDN
- a CDS encoding ParA family protein codes for the protein MRTLVILNQKGGVGKTSTTVNLGAGLARQKQRVLLLDLDPQAHLTYSLGIMAHELPRTMGAVLTGECALADVARRVGDLDVVPASVALAGTEVELAGVGNRETRLKAALEGVEGYDFCLMDCPPNLGLLSLNALVAGTELLVPVQPEFLALQSLGKLMETVGAIRSGWNPHLALAGIVLTRFQRQKKLNREIQRNIRDYFKGDLLETSIRDNISLAEAPSFGQDIFTYKPRSNGAADYRNLALEVLRRGRPHE
- a CDS encoding CPBP family intramembrane glutamic endopeptidase gives rise to the protein MDEIGSEALSCIFPAVIPPKYAKPTVGASLAHRHTQVMQRTNVSVYCHCMKWKSLLWLEFLTLFGALPLAYALGLIPLPRIPILLVIFAASLIYLVRHPDFNHRELIHGLRGHSREIRNIFIRSGCVAVICMAAVLMIDPYLLFGFPRSRPLLWLGVMLLYPLLSAYPQEIIYRAFLFTRYKSILPSSSVILWASTLAFAFLHIVFANWLAVAFTLPAGYIFTRTYVRTESLLLTSMEHALYGCIVFTSGLGRFFYTPS
- a CDS encoding amphi-Trp domain-containing protein, translated to MEKQKIDVKMTLTYTEAVAYMEALLESFKSGTIVVSRDGDHVSLTPAETVGIEVEAKVKKGKQKFSFELTWTEGSNGDFVIGDTIPKDDLAPVTSPGSEMTAVQPAAVPAEKVSAVPAERVSAEPPAVTSPVAGPSAEKKTVKKKASAKKSPAKKTASRHVAATKPKK
- a CDS encoding GAK system CofD-like protein, translated to MRISVTREVEIPDPFKLELYRKSPELGPRILFFSGGTALRKTSRELICYTHNSIHLITPFDSGGSSAVIRGAFGMPAVGDIRNRLMALADQSVKGNPAIFDLFAHRLSKESKQADLEAELESMAAGRHPLVRAIPDPMRKIIRNHFHQFMDIMPTDFDLKGASIGNLVLTAGYLQNRRQLDPVIYIFSKLVQVCGIVRPTINKDLHLAVRLEDGNVIVGQHAITGKETAPLVTPIRDIWLTDSLTSQESVTASVRNKIKERIAEADLICYPIGSFYSSVVANLLPYGVGEAVAANTCPKVFVPNTGNDPEAQGLSVADQAALLNTYLHQSGAPEHGVGVEFVVVDTKQGRYQGGLGRRELEAMGLKVIDCPLVTEASSPLIDEHNLTRVLLSLT
- a CDS encoding HIT family protein → MIPKDPDCIFCKIISGDIPSAKVYETETCLAFLDIAPVNEGHALVVVKGHYPTLMDLPADLGNDLTQALSKVGKAVMEATGADGLNLMQNNHEAAGQLVHHVHFHLIPRHKEDGLKLWPQSGYESPDEMSRLAETIAGLLK
- a CDS encoding HAD family hydrolase — its product is MVIKGVVFDMDDTLYLERDYVRSGFQAVATHVSDMADESTVFQTLWTLFQEGIRGNTFNLLMETMPGLAERTSIPQLVSIYRNHIPDIAILPAMRTLLIDLRNQGLPLGLLSDGPLAAQQAKVDALGLETLVDSIVLTDALGRDKWKPNPAGFERLAQTMDVEHKFLVYIGDNPVKDFIAPRTLGWRTIRLRMPGQLRETDEPTSEAATPDNVVSTMEALRTVLHSDH